From the genome of Solanum lycopersicum chromosome 7, SLM_r2.1:
AACTAAATATAAGTAGTGTAATTTAACTCAAAAAagttatataataaagtaagtcatattattatatattggaTCCAAAAGTTTAATTAACATCTGAATTTGTGTATAGAATTTAGTGATTATACTAATAATCACTTGTTTCATCGCTAAATTCTAGATAAATTAACAAAACTTGGTATATGCACATGTGGCGCATGTATACTTAGGGTGTGTTTAGTACGAacgaaaattttttaaaaaattaatcatgtttgattaatcataattttttaaaaatattcttttaagaaatattcttttttcaaaatgaagaaaatatttttcctagtggaaatagaaaaaaaaagttccgTAAATTACATTTAGCACTGATTATACCTTTTTACCCTTCGACACACCTCATTAattcaccccccccccccacctatGCACTCACCCCTCCTTCACATTTCATAGGACTTGTctaaattaaatgttttaagataatattatattcgcttacttattaaatttaagaaaataagtaaaaagaaaaactcacttattttcctaataaacatttttcttgaaaaacatCATTCGTCATATCAAACATAAATTCTGAGTATAATTTTCTACctacataatatataatttttcagcAAAAGATATTCAACTGATCACATCCTTCATTATTTATAGCTACGTCATTGTTCATAGGATCCTTAGTTTTATCCTAATTAGAGGTCTAAGATTCGATATTGGACATAAGAATGATAAGAAATTCTTAATGTGgagcatttttttctttaattgagAATCATTATgcaattcaaatcaaaataaaccgAGActctaaaatatatatcaaacacCAATCGATCTCGAAATccaaataaaagataatttgaGTTTAAGGATTTTCTTTGcatatatgaaaaagaaaagtttgAACAAATTCAGGAAATAATCTCATTATTCATTTTGGAATGACGTTTTTATTGCCTTGGTGTCACTATTTAGTAAACATGCAGAatgtaacaaattaaaaaacaccaaaagaaacataaaaaaaaagaagtgaaagtgggttatgattaaaaataaataaataaaataaaaataaaataaaataaaattttataggtGGAAGAAAAAGTTGTTAATAAGGGATTATATAAACTTAAGTACTGAGTAACAACTGAAATCACACCACTCACAAGTCACAACTATAAATTGAAAGTACCTCAGTTCAGaatataatttgaagaaaaaacatGGATTATGCTCCAACTTcaggtaatttttttcttcttttcttctattGTCAATTTATGTTTCAAAAACATCGAATGTCTCATGTGTGATTAGATTGATTGATGagattacataaaaaatttgtGTTGTTGATTTGTCTAAACActtcattttcttgttttctgTAATTTGAGATTTAATTGATTTGGCAATTTTGTTTACATGAccaaaaaaatgttgaattttgtAGGTTGTGTGTATATCATTTCTCAAGTTTTTGTAATCGTTTCACCCTTTTCCTACTagattttatcttttcaaaagatttaatgTATCGACATGCAAATTAAATgacgatttgattttttttaaaaatgataatagtTGTGATTGcactttttctcttcttttttttccggTCAAGTTTAGATAATCTTTTCGCTCTTTCCTTCGGTCATGAATTTGTGTTCTAAAAAAGTTGAATATCTCGTGTGTGATTGGATCGATCGGTGAGACTAAATAAAAGATTGGCAGTGTTAGTGTTGTTTTGCCTTAacacttctttttcttgttttctacgatttaagattgaattaacttgataattttattttcatgaccaagaaaaaagaatgaatttgcTGTGTTGCGTGTATttcatttctaaattttttataatctaTTCACCTTTTTCCtatctgattttttttaaaaaaatttaatgtctTATGAATCTATCGACCTGTATATCAAATCTGagttaatttttctaaaaaattatcgTGATGGTGgttgcttttttttctttctctttttttttttgcctaaaCCACTTCATTTTCTAGTTTTCTGCCCTAATAAATTTTGGATTGATAATTctatatgatttaatttatttaaaaaaaaaattatcatcgTTAAGTGGTTCAACACTTCTTTTTTTCTACttaaattttcttctattcGACTTgctaaaaaatttcttatagataattttgtatgtattgattgAGTATACCAAATTTTTGTGAtttgttaacattttttctcataaatttacctttcaaaattttgtaattttctttttctaattttctaaaccataattaaaaaaattgtttcatcAACAATATCATCAAAAGTTGTgttcatcttttttttctttgaagaaccacAGGATTCATGTTTTCTACAGtaacattttatttcttttattttatgattatattttacaaaaaaattatgtttgtttgtaTTCTTGGGATGCTTATTAAAGTCTTCGTTTCAGTTACTTTTTTCGTCTTTTTCTtactaaacaaacaaaaaaaaacctctTAAACATGAAGTGAAAATTAGAAAGACTATATTTTTGGCATTATTGGGAGCGTCACTCAGAATAGGCCTAGCAATATGTAATTTAAGTTTAGCAGAAATTTTAACGTGACTTGAGACaccgaataaaaaaaaatagcatcacataattcttaaaagaaaaagCAAATGAGTAAGAAACGGAGAAAACTAAATTCTATATATGATCAGCCTTTTAATTTAGCATATTGATGTTTATATTGATTTAGTTATGTGCtatgttaatttattaattgatattctttttcttacttaattaacataaatgtgatgatatttaaattgattttatctCTGTACggtaataatttataatatataattattttctatactctatcgtacttaaattaaattaaatttgttactAAATTAACGTATTCAGTCGAAATTctttattgtaattttattgCTTCATATCAAGGATCACGTTTCAACTTATCTATACGagcacaacaacaaaaaatcagAGAGGCGCGTGTACATTTGCTTGAAGATAGCGCGTGAATTTAACAGTTTACGAgaatttttcttaaaactcaATTGGTATCACGCGTTATGTTCAAGCAAGTGTACACAcgctttttaaatataattttttttaatttgtaatcTTAAATACTAATCTagagcaaatatatatatatatatatatatatatatatatatatatatatatatatatccaaaaattaattatgtcttTCTACTATTTTAATACTCGTGTTGATTAAGTCATATATGATCCAATTGACATTTTCCTTTATCTTAAGCTCATATATATAGCTAAAATTTGTAAGCTTAtatacactttttttttgtatacaaGGTGTAAACAACATGACCAACGTCAACACAGGGGTGGATCAGCTAGCTCAACGCCTGTTGGAAGTGCAACTCCCGATGGCGAGCGTGACGAGAATCATGCGCGGTATCCTTCCAACGAACGCGAAAATCAACGATGAATCGAAAGAGTCTATGCAAAAATTAGTGAGTTACTATATCAATCGTATCACAAAAAAGGCTATGGAACGTATGGAGAGACGAAAGACTGTGACAGCTGAGGATATTCTTTGGGCCATGATCAATATGGGCCTGACTATCCATGCTGCGCTTTTAGCCCAATACCTCAACAGGTATCGTGAATATAATCCAGTGAGTTATTACAACGTGCGCAAGCCCAATTGTGAATTAAATGTCAATCCACTCGCTGCATCCCATCCTAATGAACCCGTCCCGGGTTATCCAAACCCGTATTTCCCACCAAACATGCTGTTTTATGATCCTGTTACTACTGCCCTGGTAACTTCCAGGTAAATATATCGTATTAGAATGAGTTTGAAAATGAATAATAGCGTTACTGAAAGATGAATTGATTTTACTGTCTCTCAATTTATAGGGACTTTGAGATGGCCGTGGGGAATGATGGTAGTCCTTCTGAGGCTTCTACTTCAACTGTTATGCCTGCTTATCCATTTGGACAGTTGGGGTAGTAGACTGATGATGTGAACAAGCAGGTGGCGTTGTGTTGTGGTATATTCCAACTGGAATAATAATGTTTTTAAGTATGTTTTATCGTTTGAACTCTATCTGGAGTAACAGTATGTTTGTGTTTTCaagtttgtgtgtgtgtgttttttaaGTTTCCTTGTTAAGAACTCTATGTTTATGTACTAATAAGCCACCTGTGTTAAGAACTTTATGTTATGTACAAGTAAGCTACCTGTGTtttgtataataaataaatgtgtgTGTTTataatttccttttgtttgttgTATGATGCTTATAGTctcactttcttcttcttgtgaAAAGAATCGAGCTATGATTACTCAAGACTCTTCGTAAATGTTGTCGTACCTGTATTTGATCCGTTGTGATGCATCTAGTGACATTTTGAAGAGTCTGAACAATCATAGCAAGCGACTAGGCAATCATGCTTTATTTATAACCACAGAACAACAACATATGTAGTGAAGTCTCAAGTTAACGCTTCATATAAAGATCTACTTTTAATGAGATCTTGGGTTTTATGTGTGTTCTTAATCACATGAAGTAAGATATGTACTtgcacttatttttttttaaaaaaagttacagTTGAAGTCAGTTGTTGGATCATTGCTCTCTTTAAAGATTGTGTGGtttgataaaatcaatttttttcttaataaatatttttcttgaaaaacatCATTCATCATATCAAACATAAACCCTGAGTATAGTTTTTCAGCAAAAGATATTCAACTGACTacattcttaattatttatagCTACGTCATTGTTTATAAGATTCTTAGTTTTATCCTATTTAGAGGTCTATGATTCGATATCTGAACATGATAATGATAAAAAGTTCCTAATGTGaagcatttttttctttaattaagaAGCATTATGCAAtgcaaatcaaaataaatgaagactCTAAAATGTGTATCAAATACTAATCAGTCTTGAAATccaaataaaagataatttgaGACAAAGAATTTTCtttgcatatatataaaaaaaaagtttgagcAAATTTAGGAAATAATCTCATTATTCCTTTTGGAAGGACATTTTTATTGCCTTGGTGTCACTATTTAGTAAACACGCATAatgtaacaaattaaaaaacaccaaaagaaacataaaaaagaagaagaagtgaaAGTGGggtatgattaaaaataaaataaaataaattttttaagttgttaataagggattatataaatttaagtagTGAGTAATAACTGAAATCACACCATTCACAAGTCACAattataaaaagatcaaaataaattgaaagtaCCTCAGTtcagaatataattttaaaaaaaaaacatagattATGCTCCAACttcaggtaatttttttttctgttgtcAATTTATGTTTCAAAAATATCGAATGTCTCATGTGTGATTAGATTGATTGATGAGACTACATCAAAAATTaatgaccaaaaaaatattaaattttgtatctGTTGTGTTTATATCacttttcaaattattataatcatttcacttttttcttaaaatattttatctttttcaaaaatttaatgtCTTACGAAGGTATCAACCTGCAAATCAAATGacgattcaaaaaaatttttcttaaaagaatgaTAATGATTGTGGTTGCATTTCTTCAAGTTCAGATAATTTTTTCACTCTTTACTTCgatcattaatttatattttaaaaaactaaatgtctcatatataattatatcgATCAATGAGACTAGATAAAATATTAgcagtgttggtgttggtgtttaTGCtttaactcttcattttcctttttctacaATTTAAGGTTTAATTAACTTGATAATTATATTTCCATGACCAAGAAAAAGGGATGAATTTGGCATGTATTGtgtgtatataatttttcaaatttgtataaTCTATTCACTTTTTTCCTACctgattttatttttccaaaaattttatgTCTTATTAATAGATATCGATTTACATATCAAATGAAATAtgagttatttctttttttaaaaaattaataatgatttgttgattttcttcttctctttttttaaggcttaaacaatttaagttttttcatttttttaacccTATTCAATATATGTCCTAAGAAATCAAATGTCTCGTGTGTAAATCATTAAAACTAAATCgggagttttaaaaaaatattatgatattccTAGTTTTTCTTCAATTACCACCACTTGATATTTTCACCAGCCTTTTTTGTCATGAATTTATGTTCTAAGAAATTGAATGTCTTTTGTTAGCTAGTTCAtgagtaaattaaattaaaaaaaaattataatcttcGATGTTGAAGTATTCGGGAGGAACAACGTTAATGTCTATGGACATGCATAAAGATGTCAAAATGGAGTTGCCAGGATAACTAGCTAAACATGCCATGGCTGAAGGAGCTAAAGCTTTTATTCGTTTTTCTACTCATTAAGACAAGTCCAAAAAGAACTagctaaataagtgaaaattgaACTTAATCTGAATTATTAAGTATTAAAACACCTTGTTCAATTTGGTTGGGTGGTTGTATTGTAATAATGTTTGCTTAGATTAGATTGTTGGTTATGTCGCATGAATTCATTGGTAGGTAACAATGAAAAGACCCGTTTTATATAACGAGTGATTAGGTGTGATCGTGTCgttattttactattttctaAATAATCAGATTTCATCTTTTTATCCTATCTTTTTTCACAGTAGCTTTACCTCATACCCTACTTTATTATCTTGTAGAATATTTATCATTCAAGTTATGAATTCGTGTCATTATGTAATGACGAAGAACGATATTTATCATTGAAATTATAAATCTCATAGCCGTATCTAGAAGGGTGCATTGGGTTCACGTGAATCCATGCTATCCTCTCTAGATCATATATagtagtttatattttttttaaatatttaattatagatTCGTGAACCCACCTTTAaagtatcatataataataCGATGTGGTTGGGTGCACCTCTCTAAGTGAGGATAGAAATTTATCTTATATCTATCTTGTCATTTTGAGTAACAGATGATCTCTAAGTGATTATCGGTTACACTTTTGGTGTTTCGACtagtttttgttttaatttttcctttaatcttttaaaaaaaattaagtgctttatattgaaaattCCTAAAAAGTTAAGTGCGTTATATATTTTGgacctataattttttttttattgattatattatgaacCTATGGTTCATATTAAGAATCTAAAAGTCAAAtcaatcaaatttatatttaaaatatatttttcgtaATCGTACACCCCTCTTATCGAAATGTTGGATTCACCTCTGGAGCATGTGTCATTATGTAATGATAAAGAACAATATTTGTCATTTAGATTATGAGTCTATGTCATTATATAATGACGGAGAACgatatttattattcaaattaagAATCTGTGTCATTATGTAATGACATAGTACAATATTTACCTTTCAATTATGAATTAGTGTTATAATATAATGATACAAAACGATATTATCATTCAAATTATGGATCTATATCATTATGGATCTTGTCATAGTAATTCTATATGTgcccttattttttttttagatttattattttaaaaatatgaaagttTGACATAATATAacgatgaaaaataatataatatattcaaatattatacttattaaaataatacagtACAATCTACGTGttaatttgttgttttatgTAGTTCcgtttgagtttttcttttctttttgtttgaaaCTATTATATTACAGTTTCTTTTTTTCGTCTTTTACTTTATGAACAATatcttaaacaaaaaattaaattaggaaaactaatattttggcatttatttgatttatgaaaaaaaggGGTATAAGACAAACTGAGTAGAAAGATCCCTTTGACTAgctttagaaaattaatttccGGAGATAACTAAGCAatgcaattataatttaaaatcataatatgaaattataatatcaaattataagATAAAGCTGAAGTTTTGTTTAAATATACTATTTagattttatatgttatatgttcTCTATAAATATTGAAACCTCATAAATTGTAAAATACTCaagtgaatttttattttttttaaaaaaagaggtGTACATAGATTTGattgttaatatttataattttcgacttttcaatatatgatatgaaatgaataaaatcGTAAAAAATTAGGTAAGACGAAATTATTaaagtaaagaaagaaaattactACTAAAAATGGAAATATAAGAGATAATCAAAGTTTTAAGTAACAAATACATCAatagtttaaataatatttacatcaTTCAAACATATATTACCGATTTTAGTAAGTAACCTGTCTTATTTCTTTCTAAACACCAAATTCTACGTTTAAAAGGGTTTATAtctataactattttttttgaataatttaataatgtaaaaaattatttagggcaAGGGCAAACAATGTTTGAATCTTATACTTAAATATATCTTCTTTTATGAACCTTTAATTCTACATTATTGATGtttaaatatgatttagttGATCTGTAtgattaactttttaaattagAGTATTGATGTTCAAATTTGTGATTATATTTTGCATATCGAATTTTACGTctttattaacttaattaatgtacctatatttaaattaatttaattttatttaggtacttaattaatttattctatCGCAATTTTTTTCTATACTTTATTAACTTATATAATCGAGATTTTTGCTTCATGTCAACGATTAGGTTTTCAAATTATCTATATGAGCACACCCTAAGAAAACATCGGCGGAGCGTGTATGTAACTTGTTTTAAGAGCGTGAATTCTATAATATATTAGCCCACGTGACTGATATTTTTACTACCTCTTCTTACTTGATAAGAACTATGTTTTTTCCGTACAATTTAATTTGTGCGGTCAACCATTTAATAATCACGAGTACTGATTCGTTAATTTGTACGGTCAATCATTTGATAATCACGCGTAGtgatttttaagttatttttacgTCCGTACTATTTTAACCTATATTGTCGAGAATTTTTACATGTTAAGTTAACCTagcataaaaataatacaaatcgTTTAATTGAGTCGTTCTTAATTTGTTATGATattaaatgaaatttgaatGTAACATTTTAGAAGCTTGTTAACTTTTAAACTCCACGTAAACTAAATATAAGTAGGGTAATTTAACTCAAAAAAGTTATGTAATAAAGTAagtcatattattatatattggaTCCAAAAGTTTAATTAACATCTAAATTTGTGTATAGAATTTAGTGATTATACTAATAATCACTTGTTTCATCGCTAAATTCTAGATAAATTAACAAAACTTGGTATATGCACATGTGGCGCATGTATACTCAGGGTGCGTTTAGtatgaacaaaaatatttttaaaaaattaatcgtgtttgattaattataatttttttaaaatatttttttttcaaaatgaagaaaatatttttcctagtggaaataggaaaaaaaaaagtttcacaaATTACATTTAGTACTGATTATACATCTTTACCCTTCGACACACCTCATTAATTCACCCTCCCCCCCACCTATGCACTCACCCCTACTTCACATTTCATAGGACTtgtctaaattaaatattttaagataatattatattcacttacttattaaatttaagaaaataagtaaaaaaaaactcacttattttcctaaaaaacattttttttgaaaaacatcatTCGTCATATCAAACATAAATCCTGAGTATAATTTTCTACctacataatatataatttttcagcAAAAGATATTCAAGTGATCACACCCTTCATTATTTATAGCTACGTCATTGTTCATAGGATCCTTAGTTTTATCCTAATTAGAGGTCTGAGATTCGATATCTGGACATAAGAATGATAAGAAATTCCTAATGTGgagcatttttttctttaattgagAAGCATTATgcaattcaaatcaaaataaattgagaCTCTAAATATATATCAAACACCAATCGATCTCGAAATccaaataaaagataatttgaGTTTAAGGATTTTCTTTGcatatatgaaaaagaaaagtttgAGCAAATTCAGGAAATAATCTCATTATTCATTTTGGAAGGACGTTTTTATTGCCTTGGTGTCACTATTTAGTAAACATGCAGAatgtaacaaattaaaaaacaccaaaagaaacataaaaaaaaagaagtgaaagtgggttatgattaaaaataaataaataaaataaaaataaaataaaataaaattttataggtGGAAGAAAAAGTTGTTAATAAGGGATTATATAAACTTAAGTACTGAGTAACAACTGAAATCACACCACTCACAAGTCACAACTATAAATTGAAAGTACCTCAATTCAGaatataatttgaagaaaaaacatGGATTATGCTCCAACTTcaggtaatttttttcttcttttcttctattGTCAATTTATGTTTCAAAAACATCGAATGTCTCATGTGTGATTAGATTGATTGATGagattacataaaaaatttgtGTTGTTGATTTGTCTAAACActtcattttcttgttttctgTAATTTGAGATTTAATTGATTTGGCAATTTTGTTTACATGAccaaaaaaatgttgaattttgtAGGTTGTGTGTATATCATTTCTCAAGTTTTTGTAATCGTTTCACCCTTTTCCTACTagattttatcttttcaaaagatttaatgTATCGACATGCAAATTAAATgacgatttgattttttttaaaaatgataatagtTGTGATTGcactttttctcttcttttttttccggTCAAGTTTAGATAATCTTTTCGCTCTTTCCTTCGGTCATGAATTTGTGTTCTAAAAAAGTTGAATATCTCGTGTGTGATTGGATCGATCGGTGAGACTAAATAAAAGATTGGCAGTGTTAGTGTTGTTTTGCCTTAacacttctttttcttgttttctacgatttaagattgaattaacttgataattttattttcatgaccaagaaaaaagaatgaatttgcTGTGTTGCGTGTATttcatttctaaattttttataatctaTTCACCTTTTTCCtatctgattttttttaaaaaaatttaatgtctTATGAATCTATCGACCTGTATATCAAATCTGagttaatttttctaaaaaattatcgTGATGGTGgttgcttttttttctttctctttttttttttgcctaaaCCACT
Proteins encoded in this window:
- the LOC101259767 gene encoding nuclear transcription factor Y subunit B-2; amino-acid sequence: MDYAPTSGVNNMTNVNTGVDQLAQRLLEVQLPMASVTRIMRGILPTNAKINDESKESMQKLVSYYINRITKKAMERMERRKTVTAEDILWAMINMGLTIHAALLAQYLNRYREYNPVSYYNVRKPNCELNVNPLAASHPNEPVPGYPNPYFPPNMLFYDPVTTALVTSRDFEMAVGNDGSPSEASTSTVMPAYPFGQLG